One genomic window of Vicugna pacos chromosome 18, VicPac4, whole genome shotgun sequence includes the following:
- the USP7 gene encoding ubiquitin carboxyl-terminal hydrolase 7 isoform X4 codes for MVMPRFYPDRPHQKSVGFFLQCNAESDSTSWSCHAQAVLKIINYRDDEKSFSRRISHLFFHKENDWGFSNFMAWSEVTDPEKGFIDDDKVTFEVFVQADAPHGVAWDSKKHTGYVGLKNQGATCYMNSLLQTLFFTNQLRKAVYMMPTEGDDSSKSVPLALQRVFYELQHSDKPVGTKKLTKSFGWETLDSFMQHDVQELCRVLLDNVENKMKGTCVEGTIPKLFRGKMVSYIQCKEVDYRSDRREDYYDIQLSIKGKKNIFESFVDYVAVEQLDGDNKYDAGEHGLQEAEKGVKFLTLPPVLHLQLMRFMYDPQTDQNIKINDRFEFPEQLPLDEFLQKTDPKDPANYILHAVLVHSGDNHGGHYVVYLNPKGDGKWCKFDDDVVSRCTKEEAIEHNYGGHDDDLSVRHCTNAYMLVYIRESKLSEVLQAVTDHDIPQQLVERLQEEKRIEAQKRKERQEAHLYMQVQIVAEDQFCGHQGNDMYDEEKVKYTVFKVLKNSSLAEFVQNLSQTMGFPQDQIRLWPMQARSNGTKRPAMLDNEADGNKTMIELSDNENPWTIFLETVDPELAASGATLPKFDKDHDVMLFLKMYDPKTRSLNYCGHIYTPISCKIRDLLPVMCDRAGFIQDTSLILYEEVKPNLTERIQDYDVSLDKALDELMDGDIIVFQKDDPENDNSELPTAKEYFRDLYHRVDVIFCDKTIPNDPGFVVTLSNRMNYFQVAKTVAQRLNTDPMLLQFFKSQGYRDGPGNPLRHNYEGTLRDLLQFFKPRQPKKLYYQQLKMKITDFENRRSFKCIWLNSQFREEEITLYPDKHGCVRDLLEECKKAVELGEKASGKLRLLEIVSYKIIGVHQEDELLECLSPATSRTFRIEEIPLDQVDIDKENEMLITVAHFHKEVFGTFGIPFLLRIHQGEHFREVMKRIQSLLDIQEKEFEKFKFAIVMMGRHQYINEDEYEVNLKDFEPQPGNMSHPRPWLGLDHFNKAPKRSRYTYLEKAIKIHN; via the exons ATGGTGATGCCACGCTTTTATCCAGACAGACCACACCAAAAAAGCGTAGGATTCTTTCTCCAGTGCAATGCTGAATCTGATTCCAC GTCGTGGTCCTGTCACGCACAGGCGGTCCTGAAGATAATAAACTACAGGGATGACGAGAAGTCCTTCAGCCGGCGCATCAGCCACTTGTTCTTCCATAAAGAAAACGATTGGGGATTTTCCAATTTCATGGCCTGGAGT GAAGTGACTGATCCTGAGAAAGGATTTATAGATGATGACAAAGTTACTTTTGAAGTCTTTGTACAGGCGGATGCCCCCCATGGAGTTGC GTGGGATTCAAAGAAGCACACGGGCTATGTCGGTTTAAAGAATCAGGGAGCGACTTGTTACATGAACAGCCTGCTGCAGACTTTATTTTTCACAAACCAACTACGAAAG GCTGTGTACATGATGCCAACGGAGGGTGACGATTCATCAAAAAGCGTCCCTTTAGCATTACAGAGAGTGTTCTACGAATTACAGCATAGTGATAAGCCCGTAGGAACGAAGAAGCTGACCAAGTCGTTCGG GTGGGAAACTTTAGATAGCTTCATGCAACATGATGTTCAAGAGCTATGTCGCGTG TTGCTTGATAATGTGGAAAATAAGATGAAAGGCACATGTGTAGAAGGCACCATACCTAAATTATTCAGAGGCAAAATGGTG TCCTATATCCAGTGTAAAGAAGTAGACTATCGGTCCGATAGAAGAGAAGATTATTACGACATCCAGCTAagcataaaaggaaagaaaaaca TATTTGAATCATTTGTGGATTACGTGGCAGTAGAACAGCTAGATGGCGACAATAAATATGATGCCGGGGAGCACGGCTTGCAG GAAGCGGAGAAAGGTGTGAAATTCCTAACATTGCCGCCAGTGTTACATCTACAACTGATGAGATTTATGTATGACCCTCAGACGGACCAAAACATCAAGATCAACGATAG GTTTGAGTTCCCTGAACAGTTACCACTAGATGAATTTTTGCAAAAAACAGATCCCAAGGACCCTGCAAATTACATTCTTCATGCAGTCCTGGTTCATAGTGGAGATAATCATGGTGGACATTATGTGGTTTATCTAAACCCCAAAGGGGACGGCAAA TGGTGTAAGTTTGACGATGACGTGGTGTCGAGGTGTACGAAGGAGGAAGCAATCGAGCACAACTATGGGGGCCACGACGACGACCTCTCCGTCCGGCACTGCACCAACGCCTACATGCTGGTCTACATCCGGGAGTCGAAGCTCA GTGAGGTTTTACAAGCTGTCACCGACCATGATATCCCTCAGCAGTTGGTGGAACGAttacaggaagagaaaaggatCGAGGCTCAGAAGCGGAAGGAGCGGCAGGAAGCCCATCTGTACATGCAAGTGCAG ATCGTTGCAGAGGACCAGTTTTGTGGCCACCAAGGAAATGATATGTACGATGAAGAAAAAGTGAAATACACTGTGTTCAAAGTGTTGAAAAACTCCTCGCTTGCTGAGTTTGTCCAGAACCTCTCTCAGACCATG GGGTTTCCACAAGATCAAATTCGGTTATGGCCCATGCAGGCAAGGAGCAATGGCACCAAACGGCCGGCAATGCTGGATAACGAAGCGGACGGCAACAAAACA ATGATTGAACTCAGTGATAATGAAAACCCTTGGACAATATTTCTGGAAACAGTTGATCCGGAGCTGGCTGCTAGTGGAGCGACATTACCCAAGTTCGATAAAGATC ACGATGTGATGTTATTTTTGAAGATGTACGATCCCAAAACGCGGAGCTTGAATTACTGTGGGCATATCTACACGCCGATATCCTGTAAAATAC GTGACTTGCTCCCGGTTATGTGTGACAGAGCAGGATTTATCCAAGATACTAGCCTTATCCTCTATGAG GAAGTTAAACCGAATTTAACAGAAAGAATTCAGGACTATGACGTGTCTCTTGATAAAGCCCTCGATGAACTGATGGATGGTGACATTATAGTGTTTCAGAA GGATGACCCCGAAAACGATAACAGTGAGTTGCCCACAGCAAAGGAGTATTTCAGAGACCTCTACCACCGGGTCGATGTGATCTTCTGTGATAAGACAATTCCCAATGACCCTGGATTCGTGGTCACCTTATCCAATAGAATGAATTACTTTCAG gtggCGAAGACAGTTGCTCAAAGGCTCAACACCGACCCGATGCTGCTCCAGTTTTTCAAGTCTCAAGG TTATAGGGATGGCCCAGGTAATCCTCTTAGACATAATTATGAAGGTACTTTAAGAGATCTTCTACAGTTCTTCAAGCCTAGACAACCTAAGAAACTTTACTATCAGCAG CTTAAGATGAAAATCACAGACTTTGAGAACAGGCGGAGTTTTAAGTGTATATGGTTAAACAGCCAATTTAGGGAAGAg GAAATAACACTATATCCAGACAAGCACGGATGTGTCCGGGACCTGTTAGAGGAATGTAAAAAGGCTGTAGAGCTCGGCGAGAAGGCATCAGGGAAACTTAG GCTGCTAGAAATTGTAAGCTACAAGATTATTGGTGTGCATCAAGAAGATGAACTATTAGAATGTTTATCTCCTGCAACGAGTCGAACGTTTCGAATAGAG GAAATACCTTTGGACCAGGTAGACATAGATAAGGAAAACGAGATGCTGATCACAGTGGCACATTTCCACAAAGAGGTGTTTGGAACATTTGGGATCCCGTTTTTGCTGAGGATACACCAG GGCGAGCACTTCAGAGAAGTGATGAAGCGGATTCAGAGCCTGCTGGACATCCAGGAGAAGGAGTTTGAAAAG TTTAAATTTGCCATTGTGATGATGGGCCGGCACCAGTACATAAATGAAGATGAGTATGAAGTAAACTTGAAAGACTTCGAACCTCAGCCTG GTAACATGTCACACCCTCGGCCTTGGCTCGGGCTGGACCACTTCAACAAAGCCCCAAAGAGGAGTCGCTACACATACCTTGAAAAGGCCATTAAAATCCATAACTGA